Sequence from the Penaeus vannamei isolate JL-2024 chromosome 41, ASM4276789v1, whole genome shotgun sequence genome:
gaattaaaCAAAATCAAAGGTTTTACTCTTACAGTTTCGGTTAAATGTAGCAATTGTAAAATAAACATTATTAGCCTCAACAGAAAAAAGTCATTAGTATAAGCACTGTAGGACAATCCCTTCTATAACTTTGTGGTTGATTCAAACTGAAACCAAACTAATAAAATGTGAAAAAGGCAAACGATGCATAAAAGTATCTGGAAACTGATATGAAATTAAGCCTTTCAAAATAGCATTAAATACCTAGTCTGAACCGCAAGTGGAATGCTCGGTAAAGGCCACAGGAAGTGAGACTGTATTTTGCTTTTCTGGTCCATTTAGCGGGTCTGCCGCTGTTTGGTCTTTACTACTTTGCCAAAGTCAACTTCATTCTCTGACGAAGAAGTCGAAGGGACTTCTCCAGGCGAGCATCAGTTAGCCGGGTCCTTCCCTTGGAAAGAACTTTTTTCATTCTTAAATGAGGGACAAGTAATACACATATGCACCGATTACCATTATAAAGAGTGATGGATGGAAGCCACACAAAATGAGAACTTACTTCAGTCACAAAATATTACGCtgctttccttttcattcaaCTCTTCCTTCAACTGCTCGTTCTCTGCCGTCAACGCCTCGATCTCCTCCAGCAGAAGCTGCTTCTCGTCGACGTTGTGCTGAATCCTGGCGTTGAGGTCGCGTTCGTCTGCGTCGAGCGATGACAGCGTCTGAGCGAGTTTGATCTTCTCCCCAGCCAGCCCCTTCCCTCGTCTCTGCGTGAGCCTGAGGCTCTTCTGCAAGGTCCTTTTCTCCTTGTCTAACTTCGCATTCTCCTCTTCAATGGCACTTACATCTCCAACGAGCGAGTCCTTCACTTCGTACAGCCGACCCTCAAACTGCTCCAGGTAGGTCATGACCTGGCTGAGGAGTGCGACCTGACCTGTGAGTTGACTGACCAGCTGCTCTGTGTGTTGCGTCTTAATCTCGGAGAGGCGAGTCTCCCGTTGGGCGcgtctcacttcctcctccatttgcCTGGCTTCATCCTTCGCATTCTGGAGCTTGGCCTTGAGTCCCAGGCTCTCCAGCTGGgctctctcctcgccttctcccaGCTGCGAGTTCGAGGCTTCCAGTTGGAGCCGCTGTTCCTGTAGCAGTTGCCTCTCTGCCTTGAATCGGCGGATCTCCTCCTCCAGCTGAGCATTTTGGGATCCTAATTCTGGAATGGCTCGACGGAGGCGCTCGATCCGGCGAGCCCTGTGTTGGCTTCCTTCTTGCAAGAAATCTGAGATTGCAGCG
This genomic interval carries:
- the LOC138860506 gene encoding myosin-7-like, which gives rise to MHVFIFTYSYCSLPTDRRTCAAISDFLQEGSQHRARRIERLRRAIPELGSQNAQLEEEIRRFKAERQLLQEQRLQLEASNSQLGEGEERAQLESLGLKAKLQNAKDEARQMEEEVRRAQRETRLSEIKTQHTEQLVSQLTGQVALLSQVMTYLEQFEGRLYEVKDSLVGDVSAIEEENAKLDKEKRTLQKSLRLTQRRGKGLAGEKIKLAQTLSSLDADERDLNARIQHNVDEKQLLLEEIEALTAENEQLKEELNEKESSVIFCD